A single Lolium perenne isolate Kyuss_39 chromosome 6, Kyuss_2.0, whole genome shotgun sequence DNA region contains:
- the LOC139832435 gene encoding uncharacterized protein — MQTYPLRPWRGLDMQFSKAELDVFVASTYMVAGDGTSTLFWEDRWMDGQSIKEIAPGVYALIPKRRRRQRTVQQALVERGWISDIVGVPTALALWQYVQLRSGLRDAQLSRSRTG, encoded by the coding sequence ATGCAGACTTACCCCCTGCGACCTTGGCGCGGGCTCGATATGCAGTTCTCCAAGGCAGAGCTTGATGTCTTTGTTGCCTCCACCTACATGGTGGCAGGCGACGGGACGTCCACCCTGTTTTGGGAGGATAGGTGGATGGATGGTCAATCCATCAAGGAGATAGCGCCAGGAGTTTATGCGTTGATCCCCAAGCGCCGTAGGAGGCAGCGTACCGTGCAACAGGCGCTGGTGGAGCGCGGTTGGATCTCTGACATAGTTGGTGTGCCTACCGCTTTGGCGCTCTGGCAATATGTCCAACTGCGGAGCGGACTCAGGGATGCTCAACTATCGAGGAGCCGGACAGGATGA